Proteins from a genomic interval of Chroococcidiopsis thermalis PCC 7203:
- the surE gene encoding 5'/3'-nucleotidase SurE, producing the protein MKLLISNDDGIYALGVRTLANTLAEAGHDVFVVCPDRERSATGHGLTLHQPIRAEPIESIFHPKIKAWACSGTPSDCVKLALWALLDTPPDLVLSGINQGANLGTDILYSGTVSAAMEGIIERIPSIAFSLTSFTHQDFQVAANFARSLVAQLEREPLPQLILLNVNVPPVPQAEITGVTFTRQGIRRYVDVFEKRVDPRGKTYYWLAGELLEEVEPEPDLHLPQNIPTDVDAIRQNYITVTPLQYNLTCASGLQQLSQRQINFPSGCDR; encoded by the coding sequence ATGAAACTACTGATCAGCAATGACGATGGCATTTACGCTCTTGGTGTCCGCACCCTTGCCAATACTTTAGCTGAGGCGGGACACGATGTATTTGTCGTCTGCCCCGATCGCGAGCGATCGGCGACTGGACACGGTTTGACCCTGCATCAGCCGATCCGCGCCGAACCGATCGAATCGATTTTTCATCCCAAAATTAAAGCTTGGGCGTGTTCTGGCACTCCTTCTGACTGCGTGAAGTTGGCTTTGTGGGCTTTACTCGACACCCCCCCCGATCTGGTTCTGTCTGGCATCAATCAAGGGGCGAATCTAGGTACTGATATTTTGTATTCCGGTACGGTTTCTGCCGCAATGGAAGGGATCATTGAGCGCATCCCTAGTATTGCTTTTAGCCTTACTAGTTTTACCCATCAAGATTTTCAAGTCGCAGCTAACTTTGCTCGGTCTTTGGTTGCGCAGTTGGAACGGGAACCGCTACCACAATTGATTTTACTCAACGTTAACGTTCCTCCCGTGCCACAAGCAGAGATTACTGGAGTCACGTTCACTCGTCAGGGCATACGACGATATGTAGATGTCTTTGAAAAACGAGTCGATCCCCGTGGTAAAACTTATTACTGGCTGGCAGGGGAACTATTAGAAGAAGTGGAACCAGAACCAGATCTGCATTTGCCTCAAAATATTCCTACCGACGTGGATGCGATTCGCCAAAATTACATTACCGTCACGCCGTTGCAATATAACCTGACTTGTGCATCGGGTTTACAACAATTAAGTCAACGGCAAATAAATTTTCCATCTGGGTGCGATCGGTAA
- a CDS encoding cation diffusion facilitator family transporter: protein MILDNRSVVRKVLLITLLLNLFVMALKATIGWWTGSLSLLADALHSITDSANNVLGLITSRFSSPRPDRDHPYGHQKFEAVGALGIAAFLGIACFEILQGAIERIFSGLQPVKITESELWLLLIVLGVNIFVTFYERREGQRVGSPILIADAKHTMSDVWVTITVLVGLIGIWQGRVLNLPQLQWLDIILAFPVALLVFWSGWQVIKENLPWLVDEIAIAPEAIHAIAMSVPGVVNCHDIASRGLLGRQVFIEMHLIVDAVDVDTAHRITEAVEAKLEEKFSPVRVLIHVEPPGYKSNSISFDEERERTSREQ from the coding sequence ATGATTTTAGACAATCGTTCTGTAGTTCGTAAGGTTTTACTGATAACTTTATTGCTCAACTTATTTGTGATGGCGTTGAAAGCCACAATAGGTTGGTGGACGGGTTCGCTCAGTTTATTAGCCGATGCCTTGCATAGCATCACGGATAGCGCCAATAACGTTTTGGGATTAATTACCAGCCGCTTTTCTTCTCCCCGACCAGATCGAGATCATCCCTACGGGCATCAAAAATTTGAAGCTGTAGGAGCTTTAGGTATAGCTGCCTTTTTGGGCATTGCTTGCTTTGAAATTTTACAAGGAGCGATCGAGCGAATTTTTAGTGGGCTTCAACCAGTAAAAATTACTGAATCAGAGTTGTGGTTGCTACTAATTGTCCTGGGCGTGAATATTTTCGTGACCTTTTACGAACGTCGCGAGGGTCAAAGGGTAGGCAGTCCGATTTTGATTGCCGATGCTAAACACACTATGAGCGATGTCTGGGTGACGATTACCGTGTTAGTAGGATTGATTGGTATTTGGCAGGGACGAGTTTTAAATCTGCCTCAACTCCAATGGTTAGACATAATTTTGGCGTTTCCCGTTGCCTTATTAGTGTTTTGGAGTGGTTGGCAGGTGATTAAAGAAAATTTACCTTGGTTGGTCGATGAAATCGCGATCGCCCCCGAAGCAATCCACGCGATCGCCATGTCCGTACCTGGGGTGGTTAACTGTCACGATATCGCCTCCCGTGGTTTACTAGGGCGACAAGTCTTTATTGAAATGCATTTAATTGTCGATGCTGTTGATGTGGATACTGCCCATCGGATCACTGAAGCCGTAGAAGCCAAACTGGAAGAGAAATTTAGCCCCGTGCGGGTTTTAATTCACGTTGAGCCACCTGGATACAAGTCAAACAGTATTAGCTTTGATGAGGAAAGGGAGCGCACGAGCAGGGAGCAGTGA
- a CDS encoding ATP-dependent Clp protease ATP-binding subunit, whose product MFEHFTDKAIKAVMLAQEEARRLGHNLVGTEQILLGLIGEGTGIAAKVLTELGVTLQAARAEVEKIIGRGNRPAMAEIPFTPKVKRVFEQAFTEARTLGHNYIGPEHVLLGLLQEGEGVAGKVLQNLGVDLDEARGNTIRKLGEVATVASAGRQGRKGFGTAPSKTSTLDEFGTNLTKLAAEGKLDPVVGREKEVQRAVQILGRRTKNNPVLIGEPGVGKTAIAEGLAQRIANNDVPDTLIDKQLYSLDMGSLVAGTRYRGDFEERIKSVLDEVRSNSSVILFIDEIHTLIGVGGVEGGIDAANMLKPALARGELQCMGATTLDEYRKHIERDAALERRFQPVMVDEPSVVETIEILFGLRDRYEQHHKVKMSDLALAAAAQLSDRYISDRFLPDKAIDLIDEAGSRVRFRNSKQSPETQALKQELVQVTKEKEAAVSAQDFDNAGKLRDRELEIEQQLKAIADNRKQEIENASVPVVDEEDIAQIVASWTGVPVSKLTESESELLLHLEDTLHQRLIGQEEAVTAVSKAIRRARVGLKNPDRPIASFIFSGPTGVGKTELAKSLAAYFFGSEEAMIRLDMSEFMERHTVSKLIGSPPGYVGYDEGGQLTEAVRRKPYTVLLFDEIEKAHPDVFNMLLQIMDDGRLTDAKGRTVDFKNTLIILTSNIGSRVIEKGGGGIGFELGGDRADAQYDRVRNLVQEELKQHFRPEFLNRLDEIIVFRQLNKNEVKQIADIMLQEISNRLTERSITLKVTERFKDKVVDEGYNPSYGARPLRRAMMRLLEDSLAEAMLSGRINDGDTALVDVDADGQVQVSKVEAKELMLSSAS is encoded by the coding sequence ATGTTTGAGCATTTCACTGATAAAGCAATTAAAGCAGTTATGCTTGCCCAGGAAGAAGCACGTCGCCTGGGTCACAATTTGGTAGGAACCGAGCAAATTTTATTAGGCTTGATTGGAGAAGGCACGGGAATTGCAGCAAAAGTATTAACCGAGCTGGGAGTGACCCTTCAAGCAGCCCGCGCCGAAGTGGAAAAAATTATCGGTAGAGGAAATCGTCCAGCGATGGCTGAAATTCCCTTTACACCAAAAGTCAAGCGCGTATTCGAGCAAGCTTTCACAGAAGCACGCACTTTGGGGCATAATTACATCGGTCCAGAACACGTGTTGTTAGGTTTGCTCCAAGAGGGAGAAGGTGTCGCTGGAAAAGTCTTGCAAAACTTGGGGGTCGATCTAGACGAAGCCCGTGGTAACACGATTCGCAAGTTGGGTGAAGTTGCAACTGTTGCTAGTGCTGGTAGACAAGGACGCAAGGGTTTTGGCACAGCCCCCAGCAAAACTTCGACGTTGGATGAGTTTGGGACGAATTTAACGAAGCTAGCGGCGGAAGGTAAGCTAGATCCTGTCGTCGGTCGTGAAAAAGAAGTTCAACGAGCCGTGCAAATTTTAGGTCGGCGCACGAAGAATAACCCCGTATTGATTGGCGAACCTGGTGTTGGTAAAACTGCGATCGCCGAAGGTTTGGCGCAGCGGATTGCTAATAATGACGTGCCTGATACTCTCATAGACAAGCAGCTATACAGTCTTGACATGGGTTCGTTAGTTGCCGGAACTCGCTATCGCGGTGACTTTGAAGAGCGGATCAAATCTGTTTTGGATGAAGTGCGATCGAATAGCAGTGTTATCCTATTTATCGACGAAATCCATACTTTAATTGGCGTAGGTGGTGTCGAAGGCGGAATCGATGCGGCAAATATGCTCAAACCTGCCTTAGCTAGAGGCGAGTTGCAGTGCATGGGAGCTACTACCCTAGATGAGTACCGCAAGCACATCGAACGGGATGCAGCACTAGAAAGGCGTTTTCAGCCAGTGATGGTAGATGAACCTAGTGTTGTCGAGACAATCGAGATTTTGTTTGGGTTGCGCGATCGCTACGAGCAACACCACAAAGTTAAGATGTCAGATCTAGCTTTGGCTGCTGCTGCTCAACTGTCCGATCGCTACATTAGCGATCGCTTCTTGCCCGATAAGGCGATCGATTTGATCGACGAAGCAGGTTCTCGCGTCCGCTTCCGCAACTCGAAGCAGTCTCCCGAAACCCAAGCACTTAAGCAAGAATTGGTGCAGGTAACGAAAGAGAAAGAAGCCGCAGTCTCGGCACAAGATTTTGACAATGCTGGTAAATTACGCGATCGCGAGTTGGAAATCGAGCAACAGTTAAAGGCGATCGCTGACAATAGAAAGCAAGAAATCGAAAACGCTAGCGTTCCTGTAGTAGACGAAGAAGACATTGCTCAAATTGTCGCTTCTTGGACGGGCGTACCAGTCAGCAAGCTGACGGAATCCGAATCAGAGTTGCTGTTGCACTTAGAAGATACTCTGCACCAGCGTCTCATCGGACAAGAAGAAGCTGTTACAGCTGTTTCTAAAGCTATCCGCAGGGCGCGAGTTGGATTGAAGAATCCCGACCGTCCGATCGCTAGTTTTATCTTTTCTGGTCCTACTGGTGTAGGTAAGACAGAGTTGGCAAAATCCCTTGCTGCATACTTCTTCGGCTCTGAAGAAGCGATGATTCGCTTGGATATGTCGGAATTCATGGAACGGCATACTGTTTCTAAGCTAATTGGTTCGCCTCCTGGCTACGTTGGCTATGACGAAGGCGGACAGCTAACGGAAGCCGTACGGCGCAAACCATACACCGTGTTGCTATTCGACGAGATCGAGAAAGCACACCCCGACGTGTTTAACATGCTGTTGCAAATCATGGATGACGGTCGTTTGACCGATGCCAAGGGACGCACGGTAGACTTTAAAAACACGCTGATTATTCTCACCTCTAATATTGGTTCGAGAGTCATTGAAAAAGGTGGCGGTGGGATTGGATTTGAATTAGGTGGCGATCGCGCTGACGCACAATACGATCGCGTTCGCAACTTAGTCCAAGAAGAACTCAAGCAACATTTCCGTCCTGAGTTTCTCAACCGCCTTGATGAGATTATCGTCTTCCGTCAACTCAACAAGAATGAAGTCAAGCAAATTGCTGACATCATGCTTCAAGAGATCTCTAACCGCTTGACCGAGCGTTCTATTACCTTGAAAGTGACAGAGCGTTTTAAAGATAAAGTTGTCGATGAAGGCTACAATCCCAGCTACGGTGCTAGACCGTTACGCAGAGCAATGATGCGGCTGTTGGAAGATTCTTTAGCTGAAGCTATGTTATCCGGTCGCATTAACGATGGCGACACAGCTTTAGTTGATGTTGATGCTGACGGTCAAGTCCAAGTCAGTAAAGTAGAAGCGAAAGAGTTGATGTTGTCTTCTGCTAGCTAG
- a CDS encoding bifunctional riboflavin kinase/FAD synthetase yields MWITESTTNALTPTAVALGNFDGLHRGHQQVIQPVVKNSEFGSQNSELTAFHSTVVTFNPHPQEFFSGQSRQLLTPLPEKVQQLSSWGIEQLVLLPFNRELAALSPEDFVEQILVQQLQAKTISIGQDFRFGKQRSGTATDLQAIAARFGIPVAILPNYNCEGERISSSAIRQALTEGNVKRAELLLARPYTLQGKVVKGQQLGRTIGFPTANIELPENKFLPRLGVYAVRVLIEGERHDGQGRQGRQGGISNDEFTSCLLPLASGVMNLGYRPTVNGIGLTVEVHLFDWSGDLYGKAIAVQLEEFIRAEKKFASLDELKAQIAADSAKARNLLSPDTTHEKVN; encoded by the coding sequence GTGTGGATAACTGAATCTACTACTAACGCTCTAACTCCAACTGCTGTTGCCCTGGGAAATTTTGACGGTTTGCATCGCGGGCATCAGCAAGTGATTCAGCCTGTCGTGAAGAATTCGGAATTCGGAAGTCAGAATTCGGAATTAACGGCTTTCCATTCAACAGTGGTGACGTTTAACCCTCACCCGCAGGAGTTTTTTAGCGGACAGTCTCGCCAACTGCTGACACCACTACCAGAAAAAGTCCAGCAGTTATCTAGTTGGGGGATCGAGCAGTTGGTGTTGCTACCCTTCAACCGAGAGCTAGCAGCGTTAAGTCCTGAAGATTTTGTCGAACAGATATTAGTACAACAACTGCAAGCGAAAACAATTAGTATCGGACAAGATTTTCGCTTTGGCAAGCAGCGGAGCGGTACGGCAACAGATTTACAGGCGATCGCGGCTCGATTTGGTATTCCCGTGGCGATTTTGCCAAACTACAACTGTGAAGGCGAGAGGATTAGCAGTTCTGCGATTCGACAAGCATTAACTGAAGGCAATGTCAAACGCGCCGAGTTGTTATTAGCTCGTCCTTATACTCTTCAAGGTAAGGTCGTCAAAGGACAGCAGTTAGGAAGAACCATTGGCTTTCCCACAGCTAACATTGAATTACCCGAAAATAAGTTTTTACCCCGCCTTGGTGTTTATGCCGTCAGGGTTTTAATAGAAGGTGAGAGACATGATGGACAAGGAAGACAAGGAAGACAAGGGGGAATATCAAACGATGAATTTACCTCTTGCCTTTTACCTCTAGCGTCTGGAGTGATGAATCTTGGCTATCGTCCTACTGTTAACGGAATTGGGCTAACGGTAGAAGTACATTTGTTTGATTGGTCGGGCGATCTTTATGGTAAAGCGATCGCCGTTCAATTAGAGGAATTTATCCGAGCGGAAAAAAAGTTTGCTTCCCTGGATGAACTGAAAGCACAAATTGCAGCTGATTCCGCCAAGGCAAGAAATTTGCTATCACCGGATACCACACATGAAAAAGTAAATTGA
- a CDS encoding PAM68 family protein, with product MAAEEPQKQSDRLPFEPARKRQKPPKVQASATQETKAQPNRKLTKREKEEIAIPKVVSSRMARRMAAFAGIPTFFGVSTFFVSYIVVSNGWLRLPPIAVLMVSMGCFGLGVLGITYGILSASWDEDRIGGIWGGQEFQTNWGRMVEAWRANRQKNV from the coding sequence ATGGCAGCTGAAGAACCGCAAAAGCAAAGCGATCGCCTCCCGTTTGAACCTGCTAGGAAGCGCCAAAAACCCCCCAAGGTACAAGCCTCTGCGACTCAAGAAACCAAAGCACAACCGAACCGCAAGTTAACGAAGCGGGAAAAGGAAGAAATTGCTATTCCTAAAGTTGTTAGCAGTCGGATGGCACGGCGGATGGCGGCGTTTGCTGGGATACCAACATTTTTCGGGGTATCTACATTTTTTGTCAGCTACATAGTTGTGAGCAACGGCTGGTTGAGATTGCCTCCCATAGCCGTGTTGATGGTAAGCATGGGATGTTTTGGCTTAGGCGTGTTAGGAATTACCTACGGTATTCTCTCTGCTTCTTGGGATGAAGATAGAATCGGAGGCATCTGGGGCGGACAAGAGTTCCAGACTAACTGGGGGCGTATGGTAGAAGCTTGGCGAGCAAATCGGCAAAAGAATGTTTAA
- a CDS encoding response regulator transcription factor translates to MSPRLLLVDDEPGLREAVKDYLEESGFAVQVASNAREGWDLLQQNTPDLVISDIMMPQVDGYQFLKQMREDPRFKRLPVVFLTAKGMTTDRIQGYNSGVDAYIPKPFDPDELVAIVENLLDRRPVSQPLAEGEAPDIAELANQIAQIKAMLTQRSAINTTPAPIKIDLTPREQSVLNLVTEGLMNKEIARRLQTSVRNVEKYVSRLFSKTGTNSRTELVRFALEHGLIE, encoded by the coding sequence ATGTCACCACGTCTTTTACTAGTCGATGATGAACCTGGACTGCGGGAAGCCGTCAAGGACTACTTAGAAGAAAGCGGTTTCGCCGTGCAGGTTGCAAGTAATGCCCGCGAAGGTTGGGATTTATTGCAGCAAAATACTCCTGACTTGGTGATTTCAGATATCATGATGCCCCAGGTAGACGGCTATCAATTTCTGAAGCAAATGCGCGAAGATCCCCGCTTCAAACGCCTACCAGTGGTATTTTTGACTGCTAAAGGGATGACAACCGATCGCATTCAGGGCTACAACTCTGGTGTAGATGCTTATATTCCCAAGCCTTTCGATCCCGATGAGTTGGTGGCAATTGTTGAAAACTTATTAGACCGTCGCCCCGTCAGTCAACCCTTAGCAGAAGGTGAAGCCCCCGACATCGCTGAATTAGCCAATCAAATCGCTCAAATTAAGGCAATGCTAACTCAGCGTAGTGCAATTAATACGACTCCCGCCCCAATAAAAATCGATCTAACCCCGCGAGAACAAAGCGTCTTGAATTTGGTGACAGAAGGATTGATGAACAAAGAAATCGCTCGCCGCCTGCAAACGAGCGTCCGTAACGTAGAGAAATACGTCAGCCGCCTTTTTAGCAAAACTGGTACAAATAGCCGTACTGAATTAGTTCGGTTTGCCCTAGAACATGGCTTGATTGAGTAG
- a CDS encoding cation diffusion facilitator family transporter, which yields MGNDNRGAVRKVLLVTLLLNLSVTILKAILAWWTGSLSLFSDALHSVTDSSNNILGLVANNLSSPEPDRDHPYGHQKFEAIGALGIAGFISIAGFEILQTAIERMLKGAELVKVSAPELWLLLIVLGVNIFLAYYEDGEGQRLGSSILIADAKHTMSDGWITLTVLTGLIGVWQGQESGIPLLPWLDVILAFPVAFLVFSSSWEVLKENLPWLVDEIAIAPEEIHAIAMSVPGVINCHDIASRGVVGRQVFIEMHLVIYSSDIETAHYIAEEVEARLRDRYGSVRVAIRVEPHNCQSDQISYESATE from the coding sequence ATGGGAAACGATAACCGTGGAGCAGTACGGAAGGTATTGCTCGTTACCTTACTGCTGAATTTGAGCGTGACAATACTCAAAGCAATCCTGGCTTGGTGGACTGGTTCTCTCAGCTTGTTCTCGGATGCTTTACATAGCGTGACAGATAGTAGTAACAACATTTTGGGGCTAGTTGCCAATAACCTATCTTCACCAGAACCGGATCGCGATCATCCTTACGGACATCAAAAATTTGAAGCGATAGGAGCTTTGGGAATCGCGGGTTTTATTAGCATTGCAGGTTTTGAAATTTTACAAACAGCTATAGAGCGAATGCTTAAAGGTGCAGAGTTAGTTAAGGTTTCTGCACCAGAATTGTGGTTGTTGCTGATCGTATTGGGCGTGAATATTTTTCTTGCCTATTACGAGGATGGTGAAGGACAACGATTGGGCAGTTCGATTTTGATTGCTGATGCCAAACATACGATGAGCGATGGGTGGATTACGCTCACGGTATTGACGGGGTTAATTGGTGTTTGGCAGGGACAGGAATCGGGTATCCCTCTACTACCGTGGCTTGATGTAATTTTGGCTTTTCCCGTCGCTTTTTTAGTATTTAGCAGTAGCTGGGAAGTTCTGAAAGAAAATTTACCTTGGTTAGTCGATGAAATCGCGATCGCGCCTGAAGAAATTCACGCGATCGCCATGTCCGTACCTGGAGTCATCAACTGTCACGATATCGCCTCCCGTGGCGTAGTCGGTCGGCAAGTTTTTATTGAAATGCATTTAGTCATCTACTCTTCTGACATCGAAACCGCCCACTACATAGCCGAAGAAGTAGAAGCACGGTTACGAGACCGATACGGTTCGGTCAGAGTCGCTATCCGCGTCGAACCGCACAATTGCCAATCCGATCAAATTAGCTACGAGTCAGCAACAGAGTGA
- the pheS gene encoding phenylalanine--tRNA ligase subunit alpha — MTDQPSNLVTQLETLRQEAQTAIAAADCLERLEELRVAYLGKKGQLSAIMRQMGQLSAEERPQFGSIANTVKEAVQANLDDRRTKLQAARLQAKLESETIDVTMPGVFRPLGHAHPLNSTTDRIIDIFVGLGYTVATGPEIESDYYNFEALNFLPDHPARDMQDTLYLPDGNLLRTHTSNGQIHYMEDNEPPVRIVVPGRCYRRDTVDATHAAVFHQIEFFAVDEGITFTDLKGTIQIFLQEMFGDVPIRFRASYFPFTEPSAEVDVQWKGRWLEVMGCGAIDPNVLKAVGYDPEVYTGFAAGMGVERLAMVLHQIDDIRRFYSSDLRFLRQF, encoded by the coding sequence ATGACCGACCAGCCTAGTAACTTAGTCACTCAACTAGAAACGCTACGACAGGAAGCGCAAACCGCGATCGCTGCTGCCGATTGCCTGGAGCGATTGGAGGAACTCAGAGTAGCATACTTGGGCAAAAAAGGTCAGTTGTCTGCAATTATGCGGCAAATGGGTCAGCTCTCAGCTGAAGAACGCCCGCAATTTGGCTCGATCGCCAACACCGTTAAAGAAGCGGTACAAGCAAATTTAGACGACCGACGTACAAAGCTTCAAGCAGCCCGACTCCAGGCGAAATTAGAATCTGAAACTATAGATGTGACTATGCCTGGGGTTTTTCGTCCCCTCGGTCACGCCCATCCCCTCAACAGTACTACTGACAGAATTATTGATATTTTTGTCGGTCTGGGTTACACCGTAGCGACGGGACCGGAAATCGAATCGGATTACTACAACTTCGAGGCACTCAATTTCTTACCCGACCATCCAGCACGGGATATGCAGGATACATTATATCTCCCCGACGGAAATTTGCTGCGGACTCATACATCAAACGGGCAAATTCATTATATGGAAGACAACGAGCCGCCCGTGCGAATTGTGGTTCCAGGTCGCTGCTATCGGCGAGATACTGTAGATGCTACCCATGCCGCAGTTTTCCATCAGATAGAATTTTTTGCGGTAGATGAAGGTATAACTTTCACCGACCTCAAAGGTACGATCCAAATATTTTTACAAGAAATGTTTGGTGACGTGCCGATCCGCTTCCGTGCTAGTTATTTCCCCTTCACCGAACCGTCAGCTGAAGTAGACGTGCAATGGAAAGGACGTTGGTTGGAAGTTATGGGCTGCGGCGCGATCGATCCGAACGTGTTGAAAGCTGTAGGATACGACCCAGAGGTATACACCGGTTTTGCCGCTGGTATGGGTGTGGAACGGCTGGCAATGGTACTCCACCAAATCGACGATATTCGTCGCTTTTACAGTAGCGATCTGCGGTTTTTGCGACAGTTTTAA
- the rpsO gene encoding 30S ribosomal protein S15: MALTQQRKQELISEYQVHDTDTGSTEVQIAMLTERISRLSEHLRSNQKDHSSRRGLLKLIGQRKRLLSFLQSEDKQKYQNLLARLGIRG; this comes from the coding sequence ATGGCACTGACACAACAGCGCAAGCAAGAGCTTATTTCCGAATATCAAGTTCACGATACCGACACGGGATCGACTGAAGTGCAAATAGCAATGCTAACAGAGCGGATTAGCCGTCTCAGCGAGCATCTACGCAGCAATCAGAAAGACCACTCTTCGCGACGGGGTTTGTTAAAATTAATCGGACAGCGCAAGCGGCTGTTAAGCTTCTTGCAAAGCGAAGACAAACAAAAATATCAGAATTTATTAGCTCGTCTCGGTATCCGAGGTTAG
- the aroF gene encoding 3-deoxy-7-phosphoheptulonate synthase has translation MIIVMKVGSPQEEIDRISEEMCGRGLTPEKIVGKHKVVIGLVGETAALDPLQMQEISPWIEQVLRVEQPFKRASLEFRHGQPTDVAIETPDGAVHIGQNHPVVTIAGPCSVENEEMIVATAQYVKASGAKLLRGGAYKPRTSPYAFQGHGESALGLLAAAREATGLGIITEVMDAEDLDKIVEVADVVQVGARNMQNFSLLKKVGAQPKPVFLKRGMSATIEEWLMAAEYIMAAGNPNVILCERGIRTFDRQYARNTLDLSVIPVLRSLTHLPIAIDPSHGTGRAEYVPSMAMAAIAAGADSLMIEVHPNPAKALSDGPQSLTPQRFDRLMQELSVIGRAVGRWQPPVVALT, from the coding sequence ATGATTATTGTGATGAAAGTTGGTTCGCCACAAGAAGAGATCGATCGCATTAGTGAAGAAATGTGCGGTCGAGGGCTGACGCCTGAAAAAATTGTGGGGAAACATAAAGTTGTGATCGGATTAGTAGGGGAAACAGCCGCCCTCGATCCGTTGCAAATGCAAGAAATTAGTCCTTGGATCGAACAAGTTTTGCGAGTAGAACAACCATTCAAACGTGCGAGTTTAGAATTTCGTCACGGACAACCTACAGACGTAGCGATCGAAACGCCCGACGGAGCAGTTCACATCGGTCAAAATCATCCAGTGGTGACAATTGCTGGTCCCTGCTCGGTTGAAAATGAAGAGATGATCGTGGCTACGGCGCAGTATGTCAAAGCGTCAGGAGCTAAACTGTTGCGCGGTGGAGCGTACAAACCTCGGACATCTCCTTATGCTTTCCAAGGACATGGTGAAAGTGCTTTAGGCTTGCTGGCTGCGGCACGGGAGGCTACGGGCTTGGGCATCATTACTGAAGTGATGGACGCGGAAGATTTGGACAAGATTGTAGAAGTCGCCGATGTCGTCCAAGTTGGGGCGCGGAACATGCAAAATTTCTCGCTGTTGAAAAAAGTGGGAGCGCAACCCAAACCAGTTTTCTTAAAACGAGGGATGTCAGCCACAATTGAAGAATGGTTGATGGCAGCTGAATATATCATGGCTGCGGGGAATCCTAACGTGATTTTGTGCGAACGGGGTATTCGTACCTTCGATCGCCAGTATGCGCGAAATACCCTAGATTTATCGGTTATTCCCGTATTGCGATCGCTGACTCACCTACCAATCGCGATCGATCCCAGCCACGGCACGGGAAGGGCAGAATACGTACCATCAATGGCAATGGCGGCGATCGCGGCGGGTGCAGATTCGCTGATGATAGAAGTCCATCCAAACCCTGCTAAAGCCCTATCTGATGGACCTCAATCCCTCACACCGCAAAGATTCGATCGCCTCATGCAAGAACTCAGCGTTATTGGCAGAGCAGTAGGGCGCTGGCAGCCGCCAGTTGTTGCTTTGACATAA